The genomic region GAGCTATCCATGACTGCCCGGACCGCGGCCACCTCCGCTGCCGAAGGACCCACTGTCAACCAGTCGGTTGTCATCTTCACGACCGACACCCTGGTGCCTCCCGAGGCGGAGCAATATCTGGCCCCGCATTTTGAGACCATGTGCCTGGATTCGTGGGATGGGACAGCGGTGGCTTTGGAGCGCCTGGCGCCGAATGCGCTACTCCTCGACATCGACACCGTAGGCGAGAGCACGAACGATGGATTGCGGGCCGTGCAACAGGCCCGCGAGTTGCTGCCGGACATCGTGCTCTTTGCACTCACCCGCTCGGGCAGCCGTCACCTGCGGCTCAAGGCCGAGCAAGCGGGCGCCGACGAGTACTTCGTCGCTCCCCTGGATTTCCGCGAGCTGCGCATCGTCCTGCGCCGCGCCCTCGACAAACGCACCGACGAGCTGGAGAACCGGCGGGTGCAGGAGGAGATCGCCTCCAAGCAGACGTTCTGCGAGCTGATCGGAGGCAGCGAGGAGATGTTGCGGGTGTACGAAGCCATCGAGCGGGTGGCCGCCAGCAACACCACCGTCCTGATCCGCGGTGAGAGCGGGACCGGCAAGGAACTGGTGGCCCGCGCCATCGTGACCTGCAGCCCCAGGGCGGAGAAACCTTTCATCAGCATCAACTGTTCCGCCCTGCCCGACACGCTGATCGAGACCGAGCTGTTCGGGCATGAGAAGGGCGCTTACACCGACGCCCGGGAGGCCCGCGCCGGACATATCGAGCTGGCCCACAGCGGCACCCTCTTTCTCGACGAGATCGCCACCCTGGGCCTTCCCCTGCAGTCCAAGCTGCTGCGGGTGCTGGAGGACCGCACGGTCACTCGCATCGGCGGCAAGACGGCCAAGAAGATCGATTTCCGCCTCATCGCCGCCACCAACGAAGACCTGGAGGAGATGGTGCAGGCGGGCCGTTTCCGCGAGGACCTCTATTACCGCATCAACGTCGTCCCCATCGGCCTGCCGCCCTTACGGGAGCGCCCCGACGACATTCCCATCCTGATCGACCACTTCCTTCGGCGCTATTGCGCCGCCAACAATGTGCCACTCAAGCACATCGACCCGGAGGTGCTGGAAGTCCTCGAGCAGGACCAGTGGCCCGGCAACGTGCGCGAGCTGGAGAACCTGATCCAGCGGCTGGTGCTGATGGCCGATGGGCCCAGCATCAAGATGCGCCACCTGCCGCAGCGCATCCTTTACAACTCCGCCGCCAGCCAGGAATCCATCCTCATCCCCGAAGGCGGGATCCATTTCGACGAAGAAATGGAGCGCATTGAGGCTGCATACGTACGGGCCGCGCTGCGCCGCACTGGCGGCAAGAAGACCGCCGCCGCCGAGCTGTTGCGCATCAATCCCCAGAAAATGAAATACCTCTGCCGCAAGCACAACCTCACTAAGGTTTAAAAAGTGACCGTCATCGAGGTTAAATTTTGACCGAGGTGAGTTTATTGACCGCCCGTTTTGGGCTGAGCCGCCGCCGCCGCGGCCTCTAAGCCCTTCCGAATCAATGGAAGTCGCCTCTATCCCGACCACCCGGACTTTGGCACGCCGAATGCTCTACTACCGGCGTAACGCCGATCGGAAATGAACCCCGGCGGCTAAATCAAAGGATTTTCGAGGGAGGAAGCAATGTCAGTTCAGAAAAAGTCTTTGATCAACTCACAGGCCGCCGCGAAGAAAGCTATCTTAGCTGGCGCGGTGAAGCCAGGAACGGTGAAACCAGGCGCCCTGAAGCCTGGCGCGTTAAAGCCTGGCGCGTTAAAGCCCGGCGCCCTGAAGCCCGGCGCCCTGAAGCCTGGCGCTCTGAAGCCTGGCGCTTTGAAGCCTGGCGCTCTGAAGCCTGGCGCTCTGAAGCCTGGCGCTCTGAAGCCTGGCGCTTTGAAGCCTGGCGCTCTGAAGCCTGGCGCTCTGAAGCCCGGCGCCCTGAAGCCTGGCGCCCTGAAGCCTGGCGCTTTGAAGCCTGGCGCTCTGAAGCCT from Terriglobales bacterium harbors:
- a CDS encoding sigma-54 dependent transcriptional regulator yields the protein MTARTAATSAAEGPTVNQSVVIFTTDTLVPPEAEQYLAPHFETMCLDSWDGTAVALERLAPNALLLDIDTVGESTNDGLRAVQQARELLPDIVLFALTRSGSRHLRLKAEQAGADEYFVAPLDFRELRIVLRRALDKRTDELENRRVQEEIASKQTFCELIGGSEEMLRVYEAIERVAASNTTVLIRGESGTGKELVARAIVTCSPRAEKPFISINCSALPDTLIETELFGHEKGAYTDAREARAGHIELAHSGTLFLDEIATLGLPLQSKLLRVLEDRTVTRIGGKTAKKIDFRLIAATNEDLEEMVQAGRFREDLYYRINVVPIGLPPLRERPDDIPILIDHFLRRYCAANNVPLKHIDPEVLEVLEQDQWPGNVRELENLIQRLVLMADGPSIKMRHLPQRILYNSAASQESILIPEGGIHFDEEMERIEAAYVRAALRRTGGKKTAAAELLRINPQKMKYLCRKHNLTKV